In the Syntrophales bacterium genome, CGATGGAAGCATCGAATACTCCGCCGTCAGCCACCCGCCGCCGGAATTTCTTAGAAAATCAGGCACACGATCTTCCAGTGAGGCCGCGCAGATAACCCGCGTACCGCCCATCTCGATGAGCGCCGATCCGGGATTGTTTGAAAGGAAACCCGGCGTTATCTTCA is a window encoding:
- a CDS encoding ribonuclease PH — encoded protein: MIERRDTRQADQLRSLKITPGFLSNNPGSALIEMGGTRVICAASLEDRVPDFLRNSGGGWLTAEYSMLPS